In one window of Cydia fagiglandana chromosome 10, ilCydFagi1.1, whole genome shotgun sequence DNA:
- the LOC134668100 gene encoding pleiotropic regulator 1, with protein sequence MADDVIKHSVHTLVFRSLKRSHDMFLANQGMLPPIDEKAEKILKSVKARDSYGQVMAAVQKAQAVKQQEVMSRPETPHDTEIAESAALGSDGAMLPFTGPAPSPAPTSTALAPRKPPTMPKPKWHAPWKLFRVISGHLGWVRCVAVEPGNEWFATGAADRVIKIWDLASGKLKVSLTGHVSTVRGMEVSSRHPYLFSCGEDRQVKCWDLEYNKVIRHYHGHLSAVYTLALHPSIDVLVTAGRDATARVWDMRTKANVHTLTGHTDTIASLQCQAGEPQIITGSHDSTIRLWDLAAGKSLCTLTNHKKSVRSIVIHPTLYTFASASPDNIKQWKCPEGKFIQNLSGHNAIVNCMAVNPEGVLVSGGDNGTMYCWDWRTGYNFQRLQSAVQPGSMDSEAGIFAMTFDRSGARLITAEADKSIKIYREDDTASEETHPINWRPEILKRRKF encoded by the exons ATGGCTGACGACGTGATAAAGCACTCCGTTCACACTTTGGTGTTCAGATCGTTAAAGAGGTCTCACGATATGTTCCTGGCTAACCAGGGAATGCTGCCGCCAATTGATGAGAAAGC TGAGAAAATCCTAAAGTCTGTGAAGGCCAGAGACAGCTATGGCCAAGTAATGGCGGCCGTGCAGAAGGCTCAAGCTGTCAAGCAGCAGGAGGTGATGAGCCGGCCGGAGACACCACATGATACAG AAATTGCAGAATCAGCAGCTCTAGGCTCCGACGGTGCCATGCTCCCATTCACGGGGCCCGCACCGTCCCCCGCGCCGACCTCCACCGCTCTCGCACCCCGGAAACCACCCACCATGCCCAAACCAAAGTGGCACGCTCCGTGGAAACTGTTCAGAGTTATATCGGGCCATCTTGGCTGGGTGCGGTGTGTTGCTGTTGAGCCAGGGAACGAGTGGTTTGCTACAG GAGCCGCAGATCGTGTAATCAAGATTTGGGATCTGGCTAGTGGTAAACTCAAGGTGTCGCTCACGGGACACGTCAGTACTGTTAGAG gTATGGAAGTTTCCTCGAGACATCCATATTTGTTCAGCTGCGGTGAAGACAGACAAGTTAAATGTTGGGACTTAGAATATAATAAG GTGATCCGTCACTACCATGGGCACCTATCGGCGGTGTACACACTGGCCCTACACCCCAGCATCGACGTACTGGTGACGGCGGGACGCGACGCCACCGCCCGAGTGTGGGACATGCGCACTAAG GCTAATGTCCACACCCTCACTGGACACACAGACACCATTGCGTCACTACAGTGCCAGGCAGGTGAACCACAG ATCATCACAGGCTCGCACGACTCAACAATCCGGCTCTGGGACTTGGCTGCAGGCAAATCTCTGTGCACACTCACCAACCACAAGAAATCTGTGCGGTCCATCGTGATCCACCCCACGCTATACACCTTCGCTTCGGCCTCGCCAGACAATATCAAACAGTGGAAGTGTCCAGAAG GAAAGTTCATCCAGAACTTATCCGGCCACAACGCCATCGTGAACTGCATGGCGGTCAACCCTGAGGGCGTCCTCGTCAGCGGCGGCGACAACGGCACCATGTACTGCTGGGACTGGCGCACCGGATACAACTTCCAGCGGTTGCAG TCGGCAGTTCAACCCGGTTCAATGGACTCCGAGGCGGGCATCTTCGCGATGACCTTCGACCGCTCCGGCGCCCGTCTCATCACGGCCGAGGCCGACAAGAGTATCAAGATATACCGCGAGGATGACACGGCCTCAGAGGAGACTCATCCTATCAACTGGCGTCCGGAGATTCTCAAGAGGAGGAAGTTTTAA
- the LOC134668426 gene encoding tubulin-folding cofactor B-like yields the protein MEDIQVITQDFVNVHITKSDADIGAPVERRFKKGITVSEFKTKLELVTGGNATTMKLKLFDSKNNYVCDIDNDNALLGSYPIDDGMRIHVEDKFVLLSDVSSSDSAERFRLSEEEYEKKGDTVRSFLQRNRLGKYNEEEMAKMKEQQQQELEEEARLAASVLVGARCEVRVPSQGVRRATVRYNGPLEGAKGLWIGVQYDEPRGKNDGEVNGKRYFTCPPKYGGFVKPAYVTVGDFPEEEFDLDDEI from the exons atggAGGATATACAAGTAATTACCCAAGATTTTGTGAACGTACATATCACGAAATCTGACGCTGATATCGGAGCCCCAGTCGAGAGGCGTTTCAAAAAAGGAATAACAGTCTCCGAGTTTAAG ACTAAGCTAGAACTTGTTACCGGAGGCAATGCTACCACAATGAAACTGAAGTTGTTTGACAGTAAAAACAATTATGTGTGTGACATAGACAACGACAATGCCCTGCTTGGGTCCTACCCAATAGATGATGGAATGAGGATACATGTGGAGGACAAATTTGTTTTGCTCAGTGACGTTAGCTCATCAGATAGTGCAGAAAG ATTTCGTTTGTCAGAAGAGGAATATGAGAAGAAAGGAGACACGGTGCGCTCATTCCTGCAGCGGAACAGGCTCGGCAAGTACAATGAGGAGGAGATGGCCAAAATGAAGGAGCAGCAGCAGCAGGAACTGGAGGAGGAAGCCAG gctgGCAGCATCGGTGCTTGTAGGCGCGCGTTGCGAAGTGCGCGTGCCATCGCAGGGCGTACGGCGGGCGACAGTGCGGTACAACGGGCCGCTAGAGGGCGCTAAAGGGTTGTGGATCGGCGTGCAGTATGACGAGCCGCGAGGCAAGAATGACGGCGA AGTTAACGGCAAGCGGTACTTCACATGCCCTCCGAAATACGGCGGCTTCGTCAAGCCAGCATACGTCACAGTCGGCGACTTTCCCGAAGAGGAATTCGATCTCGACGATGAAATATGA